ACCAGTTGGTTCAACATTTACGCTTCTTGCTTTTTCAATTGTTGGTGAAAAAATTTATTTCCTTGAAAAAGAAATTAGAAATGTTAGGGAAGGAATGTCGTTAAATTTAAAACTGAAGGAGTCTTCAAAAGATATTATTAAAAAAAGGCTTAAGAAACTTAAAAAAACTTTGCCTAACAACAGCTAAAACAGCAAGTTTCGGGTGACGCACCCTCGCTCGCAGTTTAGCTATTACGTTGTGTGTAATAAGACTGATAGTATGAGGGATAAAAGTTTTCAATTAAGTATCATATTTTTGATTTACTCAATTTCTGTATTTGGACAAGAAAGTGAAAGTAATTTGTTCGACTGTTATGATGGTTCTCAAACTGAGATGACCATCTGCTCTCTTGAAGAATATCAATATTATGACAGTATTTTAAATGTGAAGTATAAAGATTTAATGAATATTTTGAACTCAAGGATAAAAGAATACTCTGAGTTTGACGATGACTTTGAACTCAAACAAGTGATATCATTTAAGAATTTGATAATAGAATCTCAGAAAAGTTGGATAATTCTTCGACACAAAAACGAAAAAATAAAAGAACTTATGTATCAAGGAGGCTCAATGTGCGCAATGGCTATGAATATGCAACTAACCCATGACACTAAAAAAAGAATTGAATTTATTGACGAGCTAATTGAATCAGAAAATCGGTAAAAAATAAATAATACACACAACACTGTATATAGCAAATAGGGCATTCAGTGGTTTAAGAAAGTTAAGTACTATTTACAAAAACCGCCAAATCGTTGATTTGGCTTTTAAAATGAATAAGTTAAAAATAAAATACGACGCTTTGGCTCAGTGCAAACTTGAAAGTTGATCGCTTTCTACTGCCCTACTTTCCATATACTAATAGTTGGGTACAATTAGGGCAAACAATCAATTAATATTAAAATGATAAACTTCAAGGAAGCTCGGAAATTAGTATTAGAAAAAGTCAATTCCATAAATTTTAACACTTTCATTTCTAATAAAATTGATGATAGGTTTTTAATACTGGATGATCTAATTGCTGAAAAAGAATATGGTTGGGATTTTCCTTATTCGAATGAAAAATTTCTCAAAACAAAATCTATTAAACATGCTTTTGCAGGTAATTCACCATTTTTTGTAGATAAATATAAAAGTTTAATAATTGAACGTTCTTCTGGGATATCAAGAGATAATTTCTTTGAAGATTATGAAGAAGAAAATGAATATTGGTGTTTAAAAATTGATAGTAATTTACTAACCAATAATAAAATATTACTTCTATTAAAGAAAAAACTTAAATTAGACCTCAATGAGTTGAAAAGATTAAAAAATCAATCTTATAATGGTGAAACAATTTTAAGTTCAGGAGGTCAAAAAAAGTTAGAATCCCTTAAATCTGTACTACAAGAAAATGGGATCACTGGCAAAATAGAATTCAAATTTTCAACTTAAAAAGTACCCAACATTAGCTAACCTCCATCCACCGGTCGACACGCCCGCTGGTCGTAGTTTAGCCATTACGTTGGGCAACATATAGTCAGAGCAAACTTTCAATGAAATGGATAAAATCTTAGCTAATAGAAATTTAACATATCTTTTATTTGTAATATTATTGACCTTAGCAAACCCTTTAAATGCTTTTGGTTGTAAATGTGACTCAATTTCAGTAGAAAACGGATATAATAAAGCTCATTTAATAGTTAAAGGAAAAATTCTAAAAGTTGAAATAGTAAACACTTTAGAAACAATTAATGTGGATAGTATTGCTTCAGTACATTCATTAATGGGGGATAATGAAAAGTTAGTAAGGTATCTAGAAGCAAACTCATTATACAAAGTAACAATAGATGCTTCAAAAATTTTCAAAGGTGAATATTTAGGTAAACAATTTACAATTTATACAAGCCTAACAAGTAGTGCTTGTGGTATTCGTTTTAAAGAAGGAGAAGAAACCATTATTTATACAACAAAAGAAAGTAACATCATGTATTTCATGTTCGGAGATTATGTAGATCGATTACGTTTAATGAAAAAAGAAAATACATACTGGACAGACCGTTGTAAAAGACTTGTTTCCGATGTAGAAATAGAAACAAAACTATTGAATAGTCATATAATGGCTTTAAAAAATTAGTATAAAATAAATACGTTGCCCAACATCAGCTAAAACTCCACGTTCGGGTGACGCACCCTCACACGTAGTTTAGCCATTACGTTATGGGCAATTAATATGAAACTACCAATTGAATATAGATGGCTTAAGGCTCA
This genomic stretch from Flammeovirga agarivorans harbors:
- a CDS encoding lysozyme inhibitor LprI family protein, with the protein product MRDKSFQLSIIFLIYSISVFGQESESNLFDCYDGSQTEMTICSLEEYQYYDSILNVKYKDLMNILNSRIKEYSEFDDDFELKQVISFKNLIIESQKSWIILRHKNEKIKELMYQGGSMCAMAMNMQLTHDTKKRIEFIDELIESENR